Proteins encoded by one window of Cytophagales bacterium:
- a CDS encoding ATP-binding cassette domain-containing protein, translating to MEILKVNNVVKRYAGHTALNKVNISVPKQSIFGLLGPNGAGKTTLIRIITKIIGADSGEIYFDNEPLAARHVYSIGYLPEERGLYKKMKVGEQLLYLAQLKGMPKKDALAKLKGWVEKFELTAWWNKNVEDLSKGMQQKVQFISTILHKPKLIILDEPFSGFDPINVNLVKDEILKLREQGSTIIFSTHRMESVEELCDHIALINKSKTILDGPLTEIKDQYKTDTYMVVGRHLCRKADDKTDKPDKLLNADDPLRLLMTDFKIISMEWLENNSFKATIKITSKRSPNDLLAELLKNVEIHSFNEKIPGINDIFIAKVKGHNVVN from the coding sequence CTGGAAATCTTAAAGGTAAATAACGTAGTAAAAAGGTATGCTGGGCATACCGCCCTGAATAAGGTAAATATCAGTGTGCCAAAGCAAAGCATATTCGGTTTGCTTGGACCGAATGGTGCAGGCAAGACAACATTGATACGGATCATTACTAAGATCATCGGGGCTGACAGTGGAGAAATATATTTTGATAATGAACCGCTTGCTGCCAGACATGTTTACTCTATAGGTTATTTGCCCGAAGAAAGAGGCCTTTATAAAAAGATGAAGGTGGGAGAGCAGCTTCTCTACCTCGCTCAATTAAAAGGCATGCCTAAGAAGGATGCCCTTGCAAAACTAAAAGGCTGGGTTGAAAAATTTGAATTAACCGCCTGGTGGAATAAGAATGTAGAAGACCTCTCTAAAGGAATGCAGCAAAAAGTGCAGTTTATAAGCACAATCCTTCACAAACCGAAACTGATCATCCTGGATGAGCCTTTTTCAGGATTTGACCCGATCAATGTTAACTTAGTAAAAGATGAGATCCTGAAGTTGCGCGAACAGGGCAGCACGATCATATTCTCTACCCACAGAATGGAATCAGTAGAGGAACTTTGCGACCATATAGCTCTGATCAACAAATCAAAAACCATATTAGACGGCCCTTTAACTGAGATCAAAGATCAATACAAAACCGATACATATATGGTTGTAGGGCGACATTTATGCCGCAAGGCAGACGACAAAACCGATAAACCTGATAAGCTATTAAATGCAGATGATCCCTTGCGCTTGCTCATGACAGATTTCAAAATAATTTCAATGGAATGGTTGGAAAATAATAGTTTTAAAGCCACCATTAAGATCACCTCAAAGCGCAGTCCAAACGATCTCTTGGCAGAATTGTTAAAAAATGTTGAAATACATAGTTTCAATGAAAAAATTCCGGGTATTAACGATATATTTATTGCAAAAGTGAAGGGACATAACGTTGTAAATTGA
- a CDS encoding ABC transporter permease: MNKILLVIKREYLTRVRKRSFIIMTILGPILLASLMIIPFWLTMVSQEAKIIDVRDESNLFTDKIKNYKNLTFNLITASIEDAKVNYLQSDHYGLLYIPALDIDDPKGIEFYTRQNPGIEVQSYIQRILKEEIESRKLQKAGIDRETLENIKTKITINTIKLSEEGEKDSSAVASTIVGYFASFMIYFFIFLYGVQIMRGVIEEKTSRIVEIIISSVKPFQLMMGKITGIALVGLTQLLLWVILTFGITSVIFSFQQTDNFKDEQIQTAINEPEKTGQSSKMFEIIKAIQSINI; encoded by the coding sequence ATGAACAAGATTTTATTAGTAATTAAACGCGAATACCTCACCCGTGTAAGAAAAAGGTCATTTATTATCATGACCATTCTCGGGCCAATATTATTAGCATCGTTAATGATTATCCCGTTTTGGCTTACCATGGTATCTCAGGAAGCCAAGATAATAGATGTGAGGGATGAAAGTAATCTTTTTACAGATAAAATTAAAAACTATAAAAATCTTACCTTTAACTTAATAACTGCCTCAATAGAAGATGCGAAAGTTAACTATTTACAAAGTGACCACTACGGCCTGCTTTACATACCCGCATTGGATATTGATGATCCTAAAGGAATAGAGTTTTATACCAGGCAAAATCCGGGCATTGAAGTTCAAAGTTATATCCAAAGGATTTTAAAAGAAGAGATTGAAAGCAGAAAACTGCAAAAAGCAGGAATTGACAGAGAAACACTGGAAAATATTAAAACCAAAATTACTATCAACACCATTAAATTAAGCGAGGAAGGTGAAAAAGACAGCAGTGCAGTCGCTTCTACTATTGTAGGGTATTTTGCCTCTTTTATGATCTATTTTTTTATATTTCTTTATGGCGTCCAGATCATGAGAGGTGTTATTGAAGAAAAAACAAGCCGTATTGTTGAAATTATAATCTCATCAGTAAAACCTTTTCAACTGATGATGGGCAAGATTACAGGCATAGCGCTGGTAGGATTAACCCAATTGCTCCTTTGGGTAATATTGACATTTGGTATTACCTCTGTAATTTTTAGTTTTCAACAAACAGACAATTTCAAAGATGAACAGATCCAAACAGCAATCAACGAACCCGAAAAAACCGGGCAGTCTTCAAAAATGTTTGAAATAATAAAAGCTATTCAGTCAATAAATATA